In Oreochromis niloticus isolate F11D_XX linkage group LG5, O_niloticus_UMD_NMBU, whole genome shotgun sequence, a single window of DNA contains:
- the LOC109202248 gene encoding uncharacterized protein LOC109202248, with protein sequence MEKSEAEGQNDEETRSTRSRKSSKSSGRLTVRSSAACSSRSSASTRASMAAARAQAEAQAAKARLAYAEKEMNIKVEKARLEATLDVINLQKEADAALAKAEVMESAAAQFDKAESGEEWPLSPLQVTPEQKVSEYINKHSHTDLAPDITSHHDDSKYQNEQSKQPVMYTPLCPKQEPVQYSFMPQDGAERRLQRDVSPQTLHDALQLQHRLSSNNNADTIASDLARFLAKSQLITGGLSKFDDKPENYLSWKATFQSTVRDLCLTATEEINLLIKWLGPESSEHAKRLKAVNIKHPPAGLNMIWLRLEECYGSPEAIENSLFARIRDFPKLSSKEPHKLRDLSDLLCELQAAKLEGYLPGLSYLDTARGVHPIVEKLPFHLQEKWTMVGSKFKEDHNVSFPPFSFFVEFVKRQAKARNDPSFTTPFNTTLSYVNHMPSYRKEKPLSNHNQRSSVTVHKTDVSSEGSKAKKADEDIERQCPIHHKPHPLKRCRGFRAMLLEQRKRFLRDNSICYRCLASTGHQAKDCTVTIKCEECNSDKHLAALHPAPTLQMPKPPSSPEVHGGEQANPQDPDVTATCTEVCGNEITGRSCSKVCLVQVYPKGQRDNARRMYAITDDQSNQSLAKTEFFDIFNIQTTPEPYMLKTCSGVTHTTGRRACGYMVESLDGKMSFPLPTLIECNAIPNNREEVPTAEAALHHPHLKAIASRPKCRHSVADRTQPSESSQSEGANQWQR encoded by the coding sequence ATGGAGAAATCAGAGGCTGAAGGTCAAAACGACGAGGAAACAAGGTCCACTCGCTCAAGAAAGTCCTCAAAGTCTTCAGGAAGACTGACTGTTAGATCATCTGCAGCATGTTCAAGCAGGTCATCAGCATCAACCCGAGCCAGTATGGCAGCAGCGCGGGCACAAGCAGAAGCTCAAGCAGCAAAAGCCAGATTAGCTTACGCTGAGAAGGAGATGAACATTAAAGTAGAAAAGGCCCGCCTAGAAGCAACTCTGGATGTAATCAACCTCCAAAAGGAAGCGGATGCAGCCTTGGCTAAAGCAGAGGTAATGGAGTCAGCAGCAGCTCAATTTGACAAAGCTGAATCAGGGGAAGAGTGGCCATTGTCACCCCTACAAGTAACCCCAGAGCAAAAAGTGAGtgaatacataaataaacacaGCCACACTGACCTGGCCCCAGACATTACATCTCACCATGACGACAGTAAATATCAGAATGAACAATCCAAACAACCAGTAATGTACACACCTCTTTGTCCCAAACAAGAACCAGTGCAGTACTCATTCATGCCACAAGATGGGGCAGAGAGACGACTACAAAGAGATGTAAGTCCGCAGACTCTCCACGATGCATTACAACTGCAGCACAGATTAAGCTCAAATAATAATGCAGACACCATAGCAAGTGACCTCGCCAGATTCTTAGCCAAGAGTCAGCTAATAACTGGAGGACTGTCTAAATTTGACGACAAGCCAGAAAATTACCTTAGTTGGAAAGCCACATTCCAGAGCACTGTTAGGGACCTTTGTCTAACAGCCACTGAAGAAATCAACCTACTCATTAAGTGGCTAGGCCCAGAGTCTTCTGAACATGCCAAGAGATTAAAAGCAGTCAACATAAAGCATCCACCTGCCGGTCTGAACATGATATGGTTGAGACTAGAGGAATGTTACGGCTCACCAGAAGCAATAGAAAACTCCCTGTTTGCCCGAATACGAGACTTTCCAAAACTCTCCAGTAAAGAACCACACAAGCTTCGCGACCTGTCAGATCTGCTGTGTGAACTCCAAGCTGCAAAGCTAGAAGGTTATTTGCCTGGTTTAAGTTACCTCGACACAGCTAGGGGAGTACATCCAATTGTGGAGAAGCTGCCCTTCCATCTTCAAGAGAAGTGGACAATGGTCGGGTCAAAGTTTAAAGAAGACCACAATGTTAGCTTCCCACCATTCTCATTCTTTGTTGAATTTGTGAAACGTCAAGCAAAAGCAAGGAATGATCCAAGCTTTACCACACCTTTCAACACAACTCTTTCCTATGTCAACCACATGCCCAGctacagaaaagaaaaaccgtTAAGCAACCACAACCAAAGGTCATCAGTTACAGTGCACAAGACGGACGTATCATCAGAGGGATCAAAGGCGAAAAAAGCAGACGAAGACATTGAAAGACAGTGCCCCATACATCACAAACCCCACCCACTCAAAAGATGCAGGGGCTTTAGAGCTATGCTGCTTGAACAGAGGAAGAGGTTCCTCAGAGACAATAGCATTTGCTATCGCTGCCTTGCTTCCACCGGCCACCAAGCCAAAGACTGTACAGTCACGATTAAGTGTGAAGAGTGCAATAGTGACAAACACTTGGCAGCTCTTCATCCTGCCCCAACACTGCAAATGCCCAAGCCTCCTTCATCTCCTGAAGTGCACGGCGGGGAGCAAGCAAATCCACAAGACCCGGATGTTACTGCCACATGCACAGAGGTATGTGGAAACGAAATCACAGGAAGATCCTGTTCTAAGGTTTGCTTAGTGCAAGTCTATCCCAAGGGTCAGCGAGACAACGCCAGAAGGATGTATGCAATAACTGACGATCAAAGTAACCAGTCACTTGCAAAGACAGAGTTTTTTGACATATTTAACATACAAACCACACCTGAACCATACATGCTGAAAACTTGTAGTGGTGTAACACACACGACTGGTAGAAGAGCATGTGGCTACATGGTTGAGTCATTAGATGGTAAAATGAGTTTCCCTCTCCCCACGCTCATAGAGTGCAATGCCATCCCTAACAACAGGGAAGAGGTGCCAACGGCAGAAGCTGCTTTACACCACCCACACCTGAAAGCAATAGCCTCTCGACCCAAGTGCAGACATTCTGTTGCTGATAGGACGCAACCTTCTGAGAGTTCACAAAGTGAGGGAGCAAATCAATGGCAGAGATAA